Proteins from a genomic interval of Chroococcidiopsis thermalis PCC 7203:
- a CDS encoding GMC family oxidoreductase → MTETFDYIVVGSGAAGATVAYRLSELADAKVLILEAGGTQNWEAIDVPYRWNELLLTEIDWAYMSVPQPGLANRQIYSAAGKLIGGTSNIYHMIHTRGKAADFDDWAYNGCAGWSFKDVLPYFQKLENQEDDTNPTAGKGGPINIIDAKYEGNPASQTFIDACVELGYPYVKDFNAEDFGVGWHHVDIKNGRRAGVRTAYLEPALARPNVTLSSNSQATKLLIENHRCVGVEYQQDGALKTVRAEREVIVCAGAIQSPKLLLLSGIGNPEQLQQFNIPTVVDLPGVGENFHDHPLIIGPMGMMTEPGADPKGNMTEVALFWKSEPSMLVPDLEICLVHRAPFGESFFGNVIQRLQTNQPIAPVSQLVDPRIILALPGLVRPLSRGWVRLASSDPMANPLINANYGAETSDIDRMVEMVKIARQIYQTQAFTKLGLTEINPGPEVNTEAALRDWVINNVGSYYHYVGSCKMGVDRMAVVDTQLKVYGVEGLRVADASVMPAIPSSNPHTTIVAIGERVADFIKQQR, encoded by the coding sequence GTGACAGAAACTTTTGATTATATTGTTGTCGGTTCGGGCGCAGCAGGTGCAACCGTTGCCTATCGTTTGAGTGAACTTGCTGATGCCAAAGTCTTAATTTTAGAAGCTGGCGGAACTCAAAATTGGGAAGCTATTGACGTTCCCTACCGCTGGAATGAATTGTTATTGACCGAAATCGATTGGGCTTACATGAGCGTTCCCCAACCAGGATTAGCTAACAGACAAATCTATTCTGCGGCTGGCAAACTGATCGGCGGAACTTCCAATATTTATCACATGATTCATACCAGAGGTAAAGCCGCCGATTTTGATGATTGGGCTTACAATGGTTGTGCTGGCTGGTCTTTCAAAGACGTGCTGCCTTATTTTCAAAAACTCGAAAATCAGGAAGACGACACCAACCCTACTGCGGGTAAAGGTGGTCCAATTAATATCATTGATGCCAAATACGAAGGCAATCCAGCTTCACAAACTTTCATCGATGCCTGTGTAGAACTGGGCTATCCTTACGTCAAAGATTTTAATGCCGAGGATTTTGGGGTTGGTTGGCATCACGTTGATATTAAGAATGGCAGAAGAGCGGGAGTTAGAACGGCATATTTAGAACCAGCTTTAGCTCGTCCTAACGTTACTTTAAGCAGCAATTCCCAAGCAACGAAACTGTTAATTGAAAATCATCGCTGTGTAGGGGTTGAATATCAGCAAGACGGAGCTTTAAAGACTGTCAGAGCCGAGCGCGAAGTGATTGTTTGTGCAGGGGCAATTCAATCGCCAAAATTATTGCTGCTTTCAGGTATTGGTAATCCCGAACAACTGCAACAATTCAACATACCTACAGTAGTCGATTTACCGGGTGTAGGAGAAAATTTTCACGACCATCCACTGATTATCGGTCCGATGGGCATGATGACTGAACCAGGAGCCGATCCTAAAGGTAATATGACCGAAGTTGCCTTATTTTGGAAATCTGAACCGTCGATGCTGGTTCCCGACTTAGAAATTTGTTTGGTGCATCGCGCCCCATTTGGCGAATCATTTTTCGGTAACGTCATCCAACGTCTGCAAACAAATCAACCAATTGCGCCAGTCAGCCAGTTAGTCGATCCGAGAATCATTTTGGCGCTACCTGGTTTAGTGCGTCCGCTATCCCGTGGCTGGGTGCGTTTGGCAAGTAGCGATCCGATGGCTAATCCGTTAATTAACGCCAATTATGGCGCAGAAACATCGGACATCGATCGCATGGTCGAGATGGTAAAAATAGCCCGTCAGATTTATCAAACTCAAGCCTTTACTAAGTTAGGTTTGACAGAAATCAATCCAGGTCCAGAAGTCAACACTGAAGCAGCACTTAGAGATTGGGTAATTAACAATGTCGGTTCCTACTACCACTACGTAGGATCTTGCAAAATGGGTGTCGATCGCATGGCAGTTGTAGACACGCAACTCAAAGTTTACGGCGTGGAAGGATTGCGCGTCGCAGATGCTTCCGTCATGCCTGCCATCCCCTCATCCAACCCTCATACAACAATCGTCGCGATCGGCGAAAGAGTCGCAGATTTTATTAAACAACAGAGGTAA
- a CDS encoding alpha/beta fold hydrolase, producing MPEQSQTEIFDLGDFQLSTGFILSNAKLAYKTHGKLNAAKDNAILFPHFLGGAPEALEIYIGEDRPLDPRKYFIILPGLLGNGVSSSPSNTAPPFDRGAFPQTHIADDVIAQHRLVTEKFGIDELYLVLGWSVGALQTYEWAVRFPHMVKRAASIAGAPKPSPWTLLWLRTAIEEPILADPAWNNGFYTDPQAVQAGLRRQAHVMALTLPPLGFYREGEEVWRTIGFASMDDFVSRFWEAFMLPQDPNNLVNQSRKTRAADPSAGGDLSAALSRIKAQMFVVAFTGDRMFPPEECQRDAERIPNAKYWEVNSIGGHLTTFSLTEQDRQAMDDVLRQVLTA from the coding sequence ATGCCAGAACAATCACAAACAGAAATTTTCGATTTAGGTGACTTCCAACTATCAACTGGATTCATCCTTTCTAACGCCAAACTAGCGTATAAAACCCACGGTAAATTGAACGCAGCCAAAGACAATGCGATTTTGTTTCCACATTTTTTGGGCGGAGCGCCAGAAGCTCTAGAAATCTATATTGGCGAAGATCGTCCGCTCGACCCGCGCAAATACTTTATCATCTTACCTGGGTTGTTAGGCAACGGTGTCTCTTCCTCGCCCAGCAACACAGCTCCACCATTCGATCGCGGAGCCTTCCCGCAAACTCATATTGCTGATGATGTTATCGCTCAACATCGGCTCGTCACTGAAAAATTCGGCATCGACGAACTGTATTTAGTCCTCGGCTGGTCTGTCGGTGCGCTGCAAACTTATGAGTGGGCGGTTCGCTTTCCCCACATGGTCAAGCGTGCGGCTTCGATCGCAGGCGCTCCCAAGCCTTCTCCGTGGACTCTTTTGTGGTTGCGCACGGCAATTGAGGAACCGATCTTAGCCGATCCAGCTTGGAACAACGGCTTCTACACCGATCCTCAAGCCGTACAAGCTGGATTGCGCCGTCAAGCACACGTCATGGCGCTGACACTGCCTCCACTCGGATTCTACCGTGAAGGCGAAGAAGTCTGGCGGACGATCGGCTTTGCTTCTATGGATGACTTCGTTTCTCGTTTCTGGGAAGCCTTTATGCTGCCCCAAGACCCTAACAATTTGGTGAATCAATCGCGCAAGACCCGCGCCGCCGATCCCAGTGCTGGTGGCGATCTATCTGCCGCACTCAGCCGCATTAAAGCACAAATGTTTGTAGTTGCTTTCACTGGCGATCGCATGTTTCCGCCGGAAGAATGCCAGCGTGACGCTGAAAGGATTCCCAACGCTAAATACTGGGAAGTTAACAGCATCGGCGGACACTTGACCACATTCTCCCTAACCGAGCAAGACAGACAGGCAATGGATGATGTGCTGCGGCAAGTGCTAACAGCTTAG